From a single Paramormyrops kingsleyae isolate MSU_618 chromosome 14, PKINGS_0.4, whole genome shotgun sequence genomic region:
- the LOC111834020 gene encoding SERTA domain-containing protein 4 has protein sequence MTLVLSMNSFCDHAACEEESTLPQYQPIWESEHCSKSCVSSPSPQGGAVEQLVEEPHCRRPPDHVVASRIAYFKRKYVEEDQPPFSFRGYCQTVAPVLEERAHVLRLSLEKMRFIDDPEAFLRRSVLVNNLLRRLRAEILLQSEWCLPPGPAPTCPWEAPPGPYRKRFRLIRGEAPECLQTCCCFCGGRYLRLPFSVYEDTATSSSSSSSSSSSTSYASSFCTSSSPPFPQLLPTDGRKTHLDSLYPGPDLPEAGGAEGPADPKERPRSRERERPKAGHSRWGELGPEPGVQESRRL, from the exons ATGACCCTGGTCCTGTCCATGAATTCATTTTGCGACCACGCCGCCTGCGAGGAGGAGTCCACCCTCCCACAGTACCAGCCCATCTGGGAGTCCGAGCACTGCAGCAAGAGCTGTGTCTCCAGCCCCTCGCCACAAGGAGGCGCCGTGGAGCAGCTCGTGGAGG AGCCTCACTGCAGAAGACCACCGGATCATGTGGTGGCCTCGAGGATCGCCTACTTTAAAAGGAAGTATGTGGAGGAGGACCAGCCTCCCTTCAGCTTCAGAGGCTACTGCCAGACC GTGGCGCCAGTGCTGGAAGAGCGTGCACACGTGCTGCGCCTGTCCCTGGAGAAGATGCGCTTTATCGACGACCCCGAGGCCTTCCTGCGACGCTCAGTGCTTGTCAACAACCTGCTGCGCCGGCTTCGTGCTGAGATCCTGCTGCAGAGCGAGTGGTGCCTCCcaccaggccccgcccccacctgCCCCTGGGAGGCCCCTCCGGGGCCCTACCGCAAGCGCTTCCGGCTAATCCGCGGGGAGGCCCCAGAATGCCTGCAgacctgctgctgcttctgTGGGGGGCGCTATCTGCGCTTGCCATTCTCCGTCTATGAAGACACAGccacctcctcttcctcctcctcctcgtcatcGTCCTCCACCTCCTACGCCTCATCCTTCTGCACGTCCTCCTCTCCCCCCTTTCCCCAGCTGCTCCCCACAGATGGTAGGAAGACCCATCTGGACTCCTTGTACCCTGGGCCGGACCTGCCCGAGGCAGGCGGCGCTGAGGGGCCTGCGGACCCCAAGGAGCGGCCCAGGTCGCGTGAAAGGGAGCGGCCCAAGGCGGGTCATTCGCGCTGGGGTGAGCTCGGACCTGAGCCAGGGGTCCAGGAGAGCAGGAGACTGTGA